One Falsarthrobacter nasiphocae DNA segment encodes these proteins:
- the ligA gene encoding NAD-dependent DNA ligase LigA, protein MGGVSDSPAVVIPDPADYAPEALAALDEEALAARHGALAQFIREQRVAYYMEDSPLVSDADYDRAYRDLERMESEHPRLVTNDSPTQDVGATPSSAFAPVTHLHRMYSLEDVFSLDELRAWLERAEASLDGGAPRWLTELKIDGLAISLLYRNGELVRAATRGDGVTGEDVTHNVLTIESVPRRLEGDDVPAELEVRGEIFIPSEAFAQLNAALLEERKAPFANPRNAAAGSLRQKDPALTAKRRLALYIHGVGTPLGALAASQSEAYALLARWGLPTSPHARVFEKLDDVVRFIEEQGAKRHSLEHEIDGIVVKLDDFAQQRRLGHTSRVPRWAVAYKYPPEEVHTKLLGIGVQVGRTGRVTPYAQLEPVFVSGSTVAMATLHNQDVVKAKNLLIGDTVILRKAGDVIPEVVTSVPALRDGTETEWTMPENCPSCGTPLAPAKEGDVDLRCPNAKSCPEQLVRRVIHIGSRGGLDIEALGAEAARALVTPDSPERGPLTSEAGLFELTLERLAPLEVLRDVFAKNPSTGRLVKDEAGRFIPTGEKALTPYFFGRVPVDAPAGEKGLRRNEPQKHAVELLEELEKAKAQPLWRVLVSLSIRHVGPTAARALATAFGSMAAIRAASFEDLAEVDGVGPTIASAVVEWFAEDWHAEIVDRWAAAGVRMEDEADPSLPKTLEGVTVVVTGTLERFSRDSAKEAILVRGGKASGSVSKKTSFVVAGEAAGSKRDKAEQLGVPVLDEAGFERLLAGGPEAVTE, encoded by the coding sequence ATGGGAGGCGTGAGTGACTCCCCAGCTGTCGTGATCCCCGACCCCGCCGACTACGCCCCCGAAGCCCTCGCGGCCCTTGACGAGGAGGCGCTCGCGGCACGGCACGGCGCCCTGGCGCAGTTCATCCGGGAGCAGCGGGTGGCCTACTACATGGAGGACTCACCCCTCGTCTCGGACGCCGACTACGACCGCGCCTACCGGGACCTCGAGCGCATGGAGTCGGAGCACCCCCGGCTCGTCACGAATGACTCGCCCACGCAGGACGTCGGCGCCACGCCGTCCAGCGCCTTCGCCCCCGTCACGCACCTGCACCGCATGTACTCCCTTGAGGACGTCTTCTCCCTGGATGAGCTGCGCGCGTGGCTCGAGCGTGCTGAGGCCTCGCTGGATGGCGGTGCCCCGCGCTGGCTCACGGAGCTGAAGATCGACGGTCTCGCGATCAGCCTCCTCTACCGAAACGGCGAGCTCGTCCGGGCGGCCACGCGCGGCGACGGCGTCACGGGGGAGGACGTCACCCACAACGTCCTGACCATCGAGTCTGTGCCGCGGCGTCTTGAGGGCGACGACGTGCCCGCCGAGCTCGAGGTCCGCGGCGAGATCTTCATCCCGTCCGAGGCCTTCGCTCAGCTCAATGCTGCCCTCCTCGAGGAGCGCAAGGCGCCCTTTGCGAACCCTCGCAACGCCGCGGCCGGCTCGCTGCGCCAGAAGGACCCCGCCCTGACGGCCAAGCGGAGGCTGGCCCTGTACATCCACGGCGTCGGGACCCCGCTAGGGGCCCTCGCCGCGAGCCAGTCCGAGGCGTACGCCCTGCTGGCCCGCTGGGGCCTGCCGACGTCCCCGCACGCGCGGGTCTTCGAGAAGCTGGACGACGTCGTCCGCTTCATTGAAGAGCAAGGCGCGAAGAGGCACTCACTGGAGCACGAGATTGACGGGATTGTGGTCAAGCTCGACGACTTCGCGCAGCAGCGCCGCCTGGGCCACACGAGCCGCGTGCCGCGATGGGCCGTGGCGTACAAGTACCCGCCTGAGGAGGTTCACACGAAGCTGCTGGGGATCGGCGTGCAGGTCGGCCGCACGGGGCGCGTGACGCCCTACGCGCAGCTCGAGCCGGTCTTCGTCTCGGGGTCCACGGTGGCCATGGCGACCCTCCACAACCAGGATGTCGTCAAGGCGAAGAACCTGCTCATCGGCGACACGGTCATCCTCCGCAAGGCCGGCGACGTCATCCCGGAGGTGGTGACGAGCGTCCCGGCGCTGCGCGACGGCACGGAAACTGAGTGGACGATGCCGGAGAACTGCCCTTCGTGCGGCACGCCGCTCGCGCCCGCCAAGGAGGGGGACGTCGACCTCCGCTGCCCCAACGCGAAGTCCTGCCCGGAGCAGCTCGTGCGGCGCGTCATCCACATCGGCTCCCGCGGCGGGCTCGACATTGAGGCACTCGGGGCCGAGGCCGCGCGCGCCCTCGTGACGCCGGACTCGCCCGAGCGGGGGCCGCTGACGAGCGAGGCGGGCCTGTTCGAGCTGACGCTCGAGAGGCTCGCACCGCTTGAGGTGCTCCGCGACGTGTTCGCGAAGAACCCCTCGACGGGCAGGCTCGTCAAGGACGAGGCCGGGCGCTTCATCCCCACGGGCGAGAAGGCCCTCACCCCCTACTTCTTCGGGCGCGTCCCGGTGGACGCCCCGGCGGGGGAGAAGGGCCTGCGGCGCAACGAGCCGCAGAAGCACGCGGTCGAGCTGCTCGAGGAGCTGGAGAAGGCCAAGGCGCAGCCGCTGTGGCGCGTGCTCGTGTCCCTGTCCATCCGGCACGTCGGGCCCACGGCGGCGAGGGCCCTCGCCACGGCCTTCGGGTCCATGGCGGCCATCCGCGCGGCGTCCTTTGAGGACCTCGCAGAGGTCGACGGCGTTGGGCCGACCATCGCGAGCGCCGTCGTCGAGTGGTTCGCCGAGGACTGGCACGCGGAGATCGTGGACCGCTGGGCTGCGGCTGGGGTGCGCATGGAGGACGAGGCGGACCCGTCCCTGCCCAAGACGCTCGAAGGCGTGACCGTCGTGGTCACCGGGACCCTGGAGCGGTTCTCGCGGGACTCGGCGAAGGAGGCCATCCTCGTGCGCGGAGGCAAGGCCTCCGGGTCTGTGTCGAAGAAGACGAGCTTTGTCGTGGCCGGGGAGGCCGCCGGCTCCAAGCGGGACAAGGCCGAGCAGCTCGGGGTGCCCGTGTTGGACGAGGCCGGGTTCGAGCGTCTGCTCGCAGGCGGGCCGGAGGCCGTGACCGAGTAG
- a CDS encoding inositol monophosphatase family protein — MARRAAAAGAAVLAERPVGPVAFAELGGETKSAASDLVTEFDKRAEEAVRAVIAEARPHDAITGEEGGSTVPQDPSGYRWSVDPLDGTTNFVRGIPYYATSVAVAGPEGDWLAGAVAAPALKTTWWASQSGGAFRQDEGQAPVQLHGPDPDREARIIATGFGHDPKRRRKQLKELESVMGDFADVRRLGAAALDLCLVADGTLDAYTERGLYEHDWAAGLLIAETAGVVVTRPAEDSVRDGAYRDLPLVTAGLKKRTEPDERVTVRRIRPEDYKAVGRITVRSYLAAGHFDDPEHEYMKKIADTQSRAESATILVAERRGRIVGSVTIARHGEPWADIARPGELEFRLLAVDPGAQRSGAGRALLEAVIDEARVDPEITDVVLTTGSEWRAARSAYAALGFVGQPRRDWFVPNTDIRLLVYSLKVRP, encoded by the coding sequence GTGGCTCGGCGAGCAGCAGCGGCCGGCGCGGCCGTCCTCGCCGAGCGCCCGGTGGGTCCCGTGGCCTTCGCGGAGCTCGGCGGGGAGACGAAGAGCGCGGCCTCGGACCTCGTGACGGAGTTCGACAAGAGGGCGGAGGAGGCCGTTCGAGCGGTCATCGCCGAGGCGCGCCCGCACGACGCCATCACGGGCGAGGAGGGCGGCTCGACCGTCCCCCAGGACCCGAGCGGCTACCGCTGGAGCGTGGACCCCCTCGACGGCACGACGAACTTCGTCCGCGGGATCCCCTACTACGCGACGAGCGTCGCCGTCGCGGGGCCTGAGGGGGACTGGCTCGCCGGCGCCGTCGCGGCCCCTGCGCTCAAGACCACATGGTGGGCGTCCCAGTCCGGCGGGGCGTTCCGCCAGGACGAGGGGCAGGCGCCCGTCCAGCTGCACGGGCCGGACCCGGACCGTGAGGCTCGCATCATCGCGACGGGCTTCGGGCACGACCCCAAGCGTCGCCGCAAGCAGCTCAAGGAGCTCGAGTCCGTCATGGGGGACTTCGCGGACGTCCGGCGCCTCGGCGCGGCGGCCCTCGATCTCTGCCTCGTGGCGGATGGGACGCTCGACGCCTATACCGAGCGAGGTCTCTACGAGCACGATTGGGCGGCGGGCCTGCTCATCGCCGAGACGGCCGGCGTCGTCGTCACCCGCCCCGCGGAAGACTCGGTGAGGGACGGCGCGTACCGCGACCTCCCGCTTGTCACCGCCGGGCTGAAGAAGCGCACGGAGCCGGACGAGCGCGTCACGGTCCGCCGCATTCGCCCGGAAGACTACAAGGCCGTGGGGCGCATCACGGTGCGCAGCTACCTCGCCGCCGGGCACTTCGACGACCCCGAGCACGAGTACATGAAGAAGATCGCGGACACGCAGAGCCGCGCGGAGTCCGCGACGATCCTCGTGGCGGAGCGGCGCGGGAGGATCGTCGGATCCGTGACCATCGCGCGCCACGGAGAGCCGTGGGCGGACATCGCGCGCCCGGGCGAGCTCGAGTTCCGGCTCCTCGCAGTGGACCCCGGGGCCCAGCGCTCGGGGGCCGGACGCGCGCTCCTCGAGGCCGTCATCGACGAGGCCCGCGTGGACCCGGAGATCACCGACGTGGTCCTGACCACGGGCAGCGAGTGGCGGGCCGCACGGTCTGCGTACGCCGCGCTCGGGTTCGTGGGCCAGCCTCGGCGGGACTGGTTCGTGCCGAACACGGACATTCGCCTCCTCGTCTACTCGCTCAAGGTCCGCCCGTAG
- the gatC gene encoding Asp-tRNA(Asn)/Glu-tRNA(Gln) amidotransferase subunit GatC has protein sequence MSAFSVEEMAHLAALARIEMTEDELSKLGDELGVIVDAVKSISDVAGEDVPKTSHPLPLSNVMREDVVGKTLTQDEALSGAPDSADGRFKVPAILDGE, from the coding sequence ATGAGCGCATTCAGCGTCGAGGAGATGGCCCACCTGGCCGCCCTCGCCCGCATCGAGATGACAGAGGATGAGCTCTCGAAGCTCGGAGACGAGCTCGGAGTCATCGTCGACGCGGTCAAGAGCATCAGCGACGTCGCAGGCGAGGACGTCCCCAAGACCAGCCACCCGCTGCCGTTGAGCAACGTCATGCGCGAGGACGTGGTGGGCAAGACCCTGACCCAGGACGAGGCCCTCTCGGGAGCCCCGGACAGCGCCGACGGCCGGTTCAAGGTCCCAGCGATCCTCGACGGCGAATAA
- the gatA gene encoding Asp-tRNA(Asn)/Glu-tRNA(Gln) amidotransferase subunit GatA: protein MNIITLSAAQMADKLAAGEITSRELVQAHLDRIEAVEPKVHAFLHINAEEALRVADEVDAARAAGETLHRLAGVPIAIKDLIVTKGQPTTAGSKMLEGWVSPYDATVIERIRDAKLPILGKTNLDEFAMGSSTEHSAFGPTRNPWGLDRIPGGSGGGSAAAVAAFEAPLALGTDTGGSIRQPGAVTGTVGAKPTYGAVSRYGAIAMASSLDQIGPVARTVEDAALLQELIGGHDPKDSTSLAEPLTGLAEAAASGDIAGLKVGIVTELMGEGYEDGVMERFRESIEALREAGAEIVEVSCPNFKHALGAYYLVMPSEVSSNLAKFDGVRFGNRELPAEPPLTIERVMATTRAKGFGAEVKRRIILGTYALSAGYKDAYYGSAQKIRTLIQRDFDAAFEKADVLMSPTAPTVAFELGSKTSDPLEMYLNDIATIPANLAGVPGISVPGGLSEGLPVGIQFLAPAKEDARMYQVAAGLERLLEEQWGGPISNQIQDLESAETPAGQAAAQGEK, encoded by the coding sequence ATGAACATCATCACCCTTTCCGCCGCGCAGATGGCGGACAAGCTCGCGGCAGGCGAGATCACGAGCCGTGAGCTCGTCCAGGCCCACCTGGACCGCATCGAGGCCGTAGAGCCCAAGGTCCACGCGTTCCTCCACATCAACGCGGAGGAGGCGCTCCGCGTGGCCGACGAAGTCGACGCGGCCCGTGCCGCCGGAGAGACGCTCCACAGGCTCGCAGGCGTGCCGATTGCCATCAAGGACCTCATCGTCACGAAGGGCCAGCCGACCACGGCCGGCTCGAAGATGCTCGAGGGCTGGGTCTCGCCGTACGACGCGACCGTCATCGAGCGCATCCGTGACGCCAAGCTCCCGATCCTCGGCAAGACCAACCTCGACGAGTTCGCCATGGGGTCCTCGACGGAGCACTCGGCGTTCGGCCCCACCCGCAACCCCTGGGGCCTGGACCGCATTCCGGGTGGCTCGGGCGGAGGCTCGGCCGCGGCCGTTGCCGCCTTCGAGGCTCCTCTCGCCCTCGGCACGGACACCGGCGGGTCGATCCGCCAGCCCGGCGCCGTCACGGGCACCGTCGGGGCCAAGCCCACCTACGGTGCGGTGTCCCGCTATGGGGCCATCGCCATGGCGAGCTCGCTGGACCAGATCGGCCCCGTGGCCCGCACCGTCGAGGATGCAGCGCTGCTCCAGGAGCTGATCGGCGGGCACGACCCCAAGGACTCCACCTCCCTCGCCGAGCCGCTCACGGGCCTGGCCGAGGCCGCCGCGTCCGGCGACATCGCTGGCCTCAAGGTCGGCATCGTCACGGAGCTCATGGGCGAGGGCTACGAGGACGGCGTCATGGAGCGCTTCCGCGAGTCCATCGAGGCACTCCGCGAGGCCGGCGCCGAGATCGTCGAGGTGAGCTGCCCGAACTTCAAGCACGCTCTCGGGGCGTACTACCTCGTCATGCCCTCGGAGGTCTCCAGCAACCTGGCCAAGTTCGACGGCGTCCGCTTCGGCAACCGCGAGCTGCCGGCCGAGCCGCCGCTGACGATCGAGCGCGTCATGGCGACGACCCGCGCCAAGGGATTCGGCGCAGAGGTCAAGCGCCGCATCATCCTCGGAACCTACGCGCTCTCCGCGGGCTACAAGGACGCCTACTACGGCTCCGCCCAGAAGATCCGCACCCTCATCCAGCGGGACTTCGACGCGGCGTTCGAGAAGGCCGACGTCCTCATGTCCCCGACCGCCCCCACCGTGGCGTTCGAGCTGGGGTCCAAGACGAGCGATCCGCTCGAGATGTATCTCAACGACATCGCCACGATCCCCGCGAACCTCGCGGGCGTGCCGGGCATCTCCGTCCCGGGCGGCCTCTCCGAGGGCCTGCCCGTGGGCATCCAGTTCCTCGCCCCGGCCAAGGAGGACGCCCGCATGTACCAGGTCGCTGCCGGCCTCGAGCGCCTGCTCGAGGAGCAGTGGGGCGGGCCTATCAGCAACCAGATCCAGGACCTTGAGTCCGCAGAGACCCCGGCCGGCCAGGCCGCAGCGCAGGGAGAGAAGTGA
- the gatB gene encoding Asp-tRNA(Asn)/Glu-tRNA(Gln) amidotransferase subunit GatB produces the protein MTELVSYDEALATYDPVLGFEVHVELNTKTKMFSDAPNEFGDLPNTNVTPVCLGLPGVLPVVNKAAVESSIRLGLALNCQIAPVSHFARKNYFYPDTPKNFQTSQYDEPIAFDGYLDIELSDGEVFRVEIERAHMEEDAGKLTHVGGSTGRIQGAEYSLVDYNRAGVPLVEIVTKPIVGAGERAAELARAYVTAIRDIVKALDVSDARMERGNVRCDANVSLMPKGATTFGTRTETKNVNSTRAVENAVRHEIERQAAVLNGGGTITQETRHWHEDTKSTTAGRPKSDADDYRYFPEPDLVPVVTDAEWIEELRATLPEMPAVRRKRLQAEWGYADKEFRDVVNAGLLEAIEETIAAGATPAAARKWWMGEISRLANVREVEPAALGVAPADVVDLEALIGEKKINDKIAKQVLEFIADGEGKAGEIVEKRGLAVVSDEGALGAAVDAAIAANPDVVEKIKAGKMQAIGALIGPVMGATRGQADAGAVRSMILERLGV, from the coding sequence ATGACCGAACTCGTGTCCTATGACGAGGCCCTCGCCACGTACGATCCCGTCCTCGGTTTCGAGGTCCACGTTGAGCTCAACACCAAGACCAAGATGTTCTCGGATGCCCCGAACGAGTTCGGCGACCTCCCCAACACCAACGTGACACCGGTCTGCCTCGGCCTGCCGGGCGTCCTGCCGGTCGTCAACAAGGCGGCCGTCGAGTCCTCGATCCGCCTGGGTCTCGCGCTCAACTGCCAGATTGCGCCCGTCTCCCACTTCGCCCGGAAGAACTACTTCTACCCGGACACTCCGAAGAACTTCCAGACGTCGCAGTACGACGAGCCGATCGCCTTCGACGGCTACCTTGACATCGAGCTGTCCGACGGCGAGGTCTTCCGCGTGGAGATCGAGCGCGCGCACATGGAGGAGGACGCGGGCAAGCTGACGCACGTCGGCGGGTCCACGGGCCGCATCCAGGGCGCCGAGTACTCCCTCGTGGACTACAACCGCGCGGGCGTGCCTCTCGTGGAGATCGTCACGAAGCCCATCGTCGGCGCGGGGGAGCGGGCAGCAGAGCTCGCGCGCGCCTACGTCACGGCCATCCGCGACATCGTCAAGGCGCTGGACGTCTCCGACGCCCGGATGGAGCGCGGCAACGTCCGCTGCGACGCCAACGTCTCTCTCATGCCCAAGGGCGCCACGACATTCGGCACCCGCACGGAGACGAAGAACGTCAACTCGACCCGCGCGGTGGAGAACGCTGTGCGCCACGAGATCGAGCGCCAGGCGGCGGTTCTCAACGGGGGCGGCACCATCACCCAGGAGACGCGTCACTGGCATGAGGACACCAAGTCGACGACGGCTGGCCGCCCGAAGTCCGACGCCGACGACTACCGGTACTTCCCCGAGCCGGACCTCGTCCCCGTCGTGACCGACGCCGAGTGGATCGAGGAGCTGCGCGCCACGCTTCCTGAGATGCCGGCGGTGCGCCGCAAGCGCCTCCAGGCCGAGTGGGGCTACGCCGACAAGGAGTTCCGCGACGTCGTCAACGCGGGCCTCCTCGAGGCTATCGAGGAGACCATCGCCGCCGGGGCCACCCCCGCCGCGGCGCGCAAGTGGTGGATGGGCGAGATCTCCCGTCTTGCCAACGTGCGTGAGGTGGAGCCGGCGGCCCTCGGCGTGGCGCCAGCCGACGTCGTCGACCTCGAAGCGCTCATTGGCGAGAAGAAGATCAACGACAAGATCGCCAAGCAGGTCCTTGAGTTCATCGCGGACGGCGAGGGCAAGGCTGGGGAGATCGTCGAGAAGCGAGGCCTCGCGGTGGTCTCTGACGAGGGTGCGCTCGGGGCGGCCGTCGACGCGGCGATCGCGGCGAACCCGGACGTCGTCGAGAAGATCAAGGCGGGCAAGATGCAGGCCATCGGCGCGCTGATCGGCCCGGTCATGGGGGCCACGCGCGGCCAGGCTGACGCAGGAGCGGTGCGCTCGATGATCCTCGAGCGGCTCGGCGTCTGA
- the tdh gene encoding L-threonine 3-dehydrogenase produces the protein MRALYKPAAEAGFELTDRPEPTPGPDDVKIRVMTTGICGTDLHILAWDKWAASTINAPLIAGHEFYGEVVEVGEDVRHVKVGDRVSGEGHVVCGVCRNCRAGRRQMCIHTESVGVQRDGAFAEFVVIPETNVWVHRDPTITPALGAVFDPLGNAVHTALSFPLVGEDVLITGAGPIGLMAAAVARHAGARKIAITDVSKPRLELAEATGVDAAVDVSKTRIKEAQQVLGMLEGFDVGLEMSGHKTALPEMIDNMNHGGKIAMLGLPAESIDIDWAKVVTHMLTLKGIYGREMFETWYAMSAMLSSNPVLRQRVESIITHTIPASEWAEGFKLAGDGKSGKIVLDWTV, from the coding sequence ATGCGCGCTCTCTATAAGCCCGCCGCTGAAGCCGGGTTTGAACTGACCGACCGCCCCGAGCCCACCCCCGGCCCCGACGACGTCAAGATCCGCGTCATGACCACGGGCATCTGTGGCACGGACCTGCACATCCTGGCCTGGGACAAGTGGGCCGCCTCGACCATCAACGCGCCGCTGATCGCCGGTCACGAGTTCTACGGCGAGGTCGTCGAGGTCGGAGAGGACGTTCGCCACGTCAAGGTCGGGGACCGCGTCTCCGGTGAGGGTCACGTGGTCTGCGGCGTCTGCCGCAACTGCCGCGCAGGCCGCCGCCAGATGTGCATTCACACCGAGTCCGTGGGCGTGCAGCGGGACGGCGCGTTCGCCGAGTTCGTCGTCATCCCCGAGACCAACGTGTGGGTTCACAGGGACCCCACCATCACACCGGCGCTGGGCGCGGTCTTCGACCCCCTCGGAAACGCCGTGCACACGGCGCTGAGCTTCCCGCTGGTCGGTGAGGACGTTCTCATCACCGGCGCGGGGCCCATCGGCCTCATGGCGGCGGCGGTGGCCCGCCACGCTGGCGCGCGGAAGATCGCCATCACGGACGTGTCCAAGCCGCGCCTGGAGCTCGCCGAGGCCACGGGCGTGGACGCCGCCGTCGACGTCTCCAAGACACGCATCAAGGAGGCTCAGCAGGTGCTCGGAATGCTCGAGGGCTTCGACGTCGGACTCGAGATGTCCGGGCACAAGACGGCGCTGCCCGAGATGATCGACAACATGAACCACGGCGGCAAGATCGCTATGCTCGGTCTGCCCGCGGAGTCCATTGACATCGACTGGGCAAAGGTCGTCACGCACATGCTCACGCTCAAGGGCATCTACGGCCGGGAGATGTTCGAGACCTGGTACGCCATGAGCGCCATGCTCTCCTCAAACCCGGTCCTCCGCCAGCGCGTGGAGAGCATCATCACGCACACCATCCCCGCCTCCGAATGGGCCGAGGGCTTCAAGCTCGCCGGCGACGGAAAGAGCGGCAAGATCGTCCTCGACTGGACCGTCTGA
- a CDS encoding glycine C-acetyltransferase: MFSFKDELAAELQSIEAEGLTKRERHIDSAQSNRILAGQIGEEAVETLNFCANNYLGLADDPRLIEAAKKGLDERGFGMASVRFICGTQDRHLELERKLSEFLGTEDTILFSSCFDANGGVFESLFGKEDAIISDALNHASIIDGIRLSKAARFRYKNQDMEDLRAQLEAAAQLNDGKGARRTIIVTDGVFSMDGYLAPLEAICDLAEEFGALVMVDDSHAVGFMGANGAGTPEHAGVSDRVDIYTGTFGKALGGASGGYVSGRGEIVAMLRQKARPYLFSNSVAPAIVEATLRALELVAESGELREKLFANASLFRKRMGEEGFELLDGEHAIVPVMFGDAALAARVADAMLEQGVYVTAFSYPVVPKGAARIRVQLSAAHSDEDIERAVNAFVKARESAGAAA, from the coding sequence ATGTTCTCCTTCAAGGACGAGCTTGCAGCCGAGCTCCAGAGCATCGAGGCCGAGGGCCTCACCAAGCGCGAGCGCCACATCGACTCCGCCCAGTCCAACCGCATCCTCGCCGGGCAGATCGGCGAGGAGGCCGTCGAGACGCTGAACTTCTGTGCCAACAACTACCTGGGCCTCGCGGACGACCCGCGTCTCATCGAGGCGGCCAAGAAGGGCCTCGACGAGCGCGGCTTCGGCATGGCCTCCGTCCGTTTCATCTGCGGCACCCAGGACCGCCACCTGGAGCTTGAGCGCAAGCTCTCCGAGTTCCTCGGCACGGAGGACACGATCCTCTTCTCCTCCTGCTTCGATGCGAACGGCGGCGTCTTCGAGTCCCTGTTCGGCAAGGAAGACGCGATCATCTCGGATGCGCTGAACCACGCCTCGATCATCGACGGCATCCGCCTCTCCAAGGCGGCGCGGTTCCGCTACAAGAACCAGGACATGGAAGACCTGCGCGCGCAGCTCGAGGCCGCAGCGCAGCTCAATGACGGCAAGGGGGCCCGCCGCACGATCATCGTCACGGACGGCGTCTTCTCCATGGACGGCTACCTGGCGCCGCTCGAGGCGATCTGCGACCTCGCCGAGGAGTTCGGCGCGCTCGTCATGGTGGACGACTCCCACGCGGTCGGGTTCATGGGCGCCAACGGTGCCGGTACGCCGGAGCACGCGGGCGTCTCGGACCGTGTCGACATCTACACGGGCACGTTCGGCAAGGCGCTCGGCGGCGCCTCCGGCGGCTACGTCTCCGGGCGCGGCGAGATCGTCGCGATGCTCCGCCAGAAGGCCCGCCCGTACCTGTTCTCGAACTCGGTGGCCCCGGCCATCGTCGAGGCCACGCTCAGGGCGCTCGAGCTCGTGGCCGAGTCCGGCGAGCTCCGGGAGAAGCTCTTCGCCAACGCCTCGCTCTTCCGCAAGCGCATGGGCGAAGAGGGCTTCGAGCTCCTCGACGGCGAGCACGCCATCGTGCCCGTCATGTTCGGGGACGCGGCCCTCGCAGCTCGGGTCGCGGACGCCATGCTGGAGCAGGGCGTCTACGTCACGGCCTTCAGCTACCCGGTCGTCCCCAAGGGCGCCGCGCGCATCCGCGTCCAGCTCTCGGCTGCCCACTCGGACGAGGACATCGAGCGCGCCGTGAACGCGTTCGTCAAGGCTCGCGAGTCTGCCGGGGCTGCTGCCTGA
- a CDS encoding HNH endonuclease family protein produces MPGPSARGEEARAALALLESIPARGRAPKTGYRRDEFGRGWKDPDRNGCDSRNDILRRDLAATVVRADGCVVVSGILTDPYTGAVVEFVRGRDTSQRVQIDHVVPLSDAWQKGAQSWSAERRMEFANDPEELLAVSGAVNSAKGSGDAATWLPPNKQYRCEYTARQTRVKARYGLWMTPAEQDAIRRVLASC; encoded by the coding sequence GTGCCTGGGCCCTCGGCCCGGGGAGAGGAGGCCCGCGCGGCGCTGGCCCTGCTTGAAAGCATCCCGGCGCGCGGCCGGGCCCCGAAGACGGGGTACCGCCGCGACGAGTTCGGCCGCGGCTGGAAGGATCCAGACCGCAACGGCTGCGACTCCCGAAACGACATTCTCCGGCGGGACCTCGCGGCGACGGTGGTCCGTGCGGACGGCTGCGTCGTCGTCTCAGGCATCCTGACGGATCCCTACACGGGGGCCGTCGTGGAGTTTGTCCGGGGACGGGACACCTCGCAGCGCGTGCAGATTGACCACGTCGTCCCGCTCTCGGACGCCTGGCAGAAGGGCGCGCAGTCGTGGAGTGCCGAGCGGCGGATGGAGTTCGCCAACGACCCGGAGGAGCTGCTCGCGGTCTCGGGCGCGGTCAACTCGGCCAAGGGCTCGGGGGATGCAGCCACATGGCTGCCGCCGAACAAGCAGTACCGGTGCGAGTACACCGCCCGGCAGACCCGCGTGAAGGCGCGCTACGGCCTCTGGATGACACCGGCCGAGCAGGACGCCATCCGTCGCGTGCTCGCGTCCTGCTGA
- a CDS encoding CPBP family intramembrane glutamic endopeptidase, translated as MPSTARPAELPLHDERGPVSRRARRLIGWEIGIVLCLSLGRSAVFSVLDLIEALTGGTLADQTVTLNAPTAASPVLDAIRQTALILFSLAPVALVIFLAGPGLRGALARLGLAAPRGRGGAARDVVGGLGLFLLIGLGTLGVYAAGRALGVTARLNPSGLSLEWWNHGILLLSAVRHGLLEEIIMIGYLFWRGRQMGWGPAQVIVGSAILRGLYHSYQGVGPIAGNLAMGIIFGVIYSRTGRLAPLIVAHVLLDATAFFAASWYARL; from the coding sequence ATGCCCAGCACCGCGCGCCCCGCCGAGCTGCCCCTGCATGACGAACGGGGGCCGGTGTCGAGGCGCGCGCGGCGTCTCATCGGGTGGGAGATCGGGATCGTCCTCTGCCTCTCGCTGGGACGCTCGGCGGTGTTCTCCGTCCTGGATCTCATCGAGGCGCTGACGGGCGGGACGCTGGCCGACCAGACGGTGACGCTCAATGCACCCACGGCGGCCAGCCCAGTCCTCGACGCCATCCGGCAGACTGCGCTCATCCTGTTCTCCTTGGCACCCGTGGCGCTCGTGATCTTTCTCGCTGGCCCAGGGCTCCGCGGGGCGCTCGCGAGACTTGGACTCGCGGCCCCGCGGGGGAGGGGCGGGGCGGCGCGCGACGTCGTCGGAGGACTGGGGCTGTTCCTCCTCATTGGCCTGGGGACGCTCGGCGTCTACGCGGCGGGGCGGGCCTTGGGCGTGACTGCGAGGCTGAACCCGAGCGGGCTGAGCCTCGAATGGTGGAACCACGGGATCCTTCTCTTGTCGGCCGTGCGGCACGGCCTGCTGGAGGAGATCATCATGATCGGGTACCTTTTCTGGCGCGGCCGTCAGATGGGCTGGGGACCGGCCCAGGTCATTGTGGGGAGTGCAATTCTGCGTGGTCTCTACCACTCCTATCAGGGCGTGGGGCCAATTGCAGGCAACCTCGCTATGGGCATCATCTTCGGCGTCATTTACAGTAGGACTGGGCGTTTAGCCCCCCTGATTGTGGCTCACGTTCTGCTCGACGCCACCGCCTTCTTCGCCGCGTCCTGGTACGCCAGGCTGTGA